From Haloarcula sp. CBA1127, a single genomic window includes:
- a CDS encoding NUDIX hydrolase has product MTSVDDLWFLSDGACQTAEQTYHDLRKRYTGFVEFTRHRNVPRNRFRDVATVARDHGAPYGAHTLAYRPTGELLLVRHEGVDMWVLPGGELDVGESFQEAALRELGEESGIKATIEGLGMLGRVEFYCDGNMAWGVLPVYEAQAETTDIAVDDPDQEISEAQWFDELPADTRDREEILEWRGQRFGGA; this is encoded by the coding sequence ATGACGAGCGTCGACGACCTGTGGTTCCTCTCCGACGGAGCCTGTCAAACGGCCGAGCAGACGTATCACGACCTGCGGAAGCGCTACACGGGTTTCGTCGAGTTCACGCGCCACCGCAACGTCCCGCGAAATCGGTTCCGGGACGTGGCGACCGTCGCCCGGGATCACGGTGCACCCTACGGCGCGCACACGCTCGCCTACCGACCCACCGGTGAACTCCTGCTCGTCCGCCACGAGGGTGTCGATATGTGGGTTCTGCCCGGCGGGGAGCTTGACGTCGGCGAATCCTTTCAGGAGGCCGCACTGCGGGAATTAGGCGAGGAGAGCGGCATCAAGGCGACCATCGAGGGACTGGGGATGCTCGGACGGGTCGAGTTTTACTGCGACGGTAATATGGCCTGGGGCGTGCTGCCAGTGTACGAGGCGCAAGCGGAGACGACCGACATCGCCGTCGACGACCCGGATCAGGAAATCAGCGAGGCCCAGTGGTTCGACGAACTGCCGGCCGACACGCGCGACCGCGAGGAGATTTTAGAGTGGCGCGGACAGCGGTTCGGCGGCGCGTAA
- a CDS encoding bifunctional ADP-dependent NAD(P)H-hydrate dehydratase/NAD(P)H-hydrate epimerase, producing MLTGSEIGVVDENAAALGVPRKQLMESSGHAVAQAVRTIADPGDQVTIVAGRGNNGGDALVAARFLDDYDLRVLLLGRPGAISTTIARENWDALQHAEYPAETVTDSAALDLGTPDIVVDAMLGTGIDGDLREPAATAAQAMNESGATVLSVDVPSGLDAETGRLAENAVDADHVVTFHDTKPGLPDLDVPVTVADIGIPDAAELFIERGDLTRLERDPASHKGDNGEVLVVGGGPYTGAPALSAQAALRGGADLVRVACPAVVAREIQSYSENLILRPFDGDHLAPPHVDRLAELAADHDTLIVGPGLGDADATLEAVGDLLSGFEGTAVVDADALSVVPDIETDAELVCTPHQGELLGMGGETAEDWRERADLVESFASEVGQTLLVKGPYDIVSDGEQTRVGRTGNPGMTVGGTGDVLAGVTGALASVQDPLDAAAIAAYTVGSVGDRVVDDRGYGLVATDLLDEIPSVLWQREAEP from the coding sequence ATGCTCACCGGCTCCGAAATAGGTGTCGTCGATGAGAACGCCGCTGCGCTCGGCGTCCCGCGCAAGCAGTTGATGGAGTCGTCCGGACACGCCGTCGCACAGGCGGTCCGTACCATCGCTGACCCCGGCGACCAGGTCACTATCGTCGCCGGACGGGGAAACAACGGCGGGGACGCGCTCGTCGCCGCCCGCTTTCTCGACGACTACGACCTCCGCGTCCTCCTGTTGGGCCGTCCGGGCGCTATTTCGACGACAATCGCCAGGGAGAACTGGGATGCGCTCCAGCACGCAGAGTATCCGGCAGAGACGGTCACGGATTCCGCAGCGCTGGACCTCGGAACACCCGACATCGTTGTCGACGCGATGCTGGGCACGGGTATCGACGGCGATCTCCGGGAACCAGCGGCAACAGCCGCTCAAGCGATGAACGAGAGCGGCGCGACCGTCCTCTCTGTGGATGTCCCGTCCGGCCTCGACGCCGAAACGGGGCGGCTGGCCGAGAACGCCGTCGACGCCGATCACGTCGTCACGTTTCACGACACCAAGCCCGGCCTGCCGGACCTCGACGTACCAGTCACAGTCGCTGACATCGGCATCCCCGACGCAGCGGAGTTGTTCATCGAGCGGGGCGACCTCACCCGGCTCGAACGTGACCCCGCGAGCCACAAGGGCGACAACGGCGAAGTGCTGGTCGTCGGCGGCGGTCCGTACACCGGTGCGCCGGCGCTTTCCGCACAGGCTGCACTCAGAGGCGGGGCCGACCTCGTTCGAGTCGCCTGCCCCGCTGTCGTCGCTCGCGAGATCCAGTCCTACAGCGAGAACCTCATCCTCAGACCCTTCGACGGGGATCACCTCGCGCCGCCGCACGTCGACCGCCTCGCCGAACTGGCGGCAGACCACGACACCCTGATTGTCGGACCGGGGCTCGGGGATGCCGACGCGACGCTAGAAGCGGTTGGGGACCTGCTGTCCGGGTTCGAGGGAACGGCCGTTGTCGACGCCGACGCCCTGTCAGTGGTCCCGGACATCGAAACGGACGCAGAACTCGTCTGTACGCCCCACCAGGGCGAACTGCTCGGTATGGGTGGTGAGACCGCCGAAGACTGGCGAGAACGAGCGGACCTCGTAGAATCCTTCGCATCGGAGGTCGGCCAGACGCTGCTGGTCAAAGGCCCGTACGACATCGTCTCCGACGGCGAGCAGACCCGCGTCGGCCGGACGGGCAATCCGGGGATGACGGTCGGCGGAACCGGTGACGTGCTCGCAGGTGTGACGGGCGCACTCGCCTCCGTGCAGGACCCACTTGATGCGGCCGCTATTGCCGCCTACACTGTCGGCAGCGTCGGCGACCGTGTCGTCGACGACCGCGGCTACGGGCTGGTCGCGACGGACCTGCTAGACGAGATACCGAGCGTCCTGTGGCAGCGAGAAGCAGAACCGTAG
- the hflX gene encoding GTPase HflX, whose translation MTATHTTERAVIAKRVDSGTADTEEIRDLARAAGYDVVGEVTQTRTEDPAYHLGEGKVTRLSNAVAREEAAVVIFDNQLGPYQTYNIGNELPERVRVIDRFRLILEIFGQRAQTRKAQLQVELAELRYELPRAEAKASLAKRDERPGFMGLGEYDESREEDIKKQIANIRDELESIEETERHRREQRRESGFDLVALAGYTNAGKSTLLRRLADDLDVDENDDLHPDLDTTAESEDRLFTTLGTTTRRAEVGKREVLVTDTVGFIQDLPHWLVESFKSTLGSVYHADLVLLVVDISESVEEIREKLVTSHDTLYERNEAPIVTVLNKTDMVDDEEVRRKKDALSSLAPNPVAVSAKQGLNIDDLADRIDHELPDYERERLVLPMTDDTMSLVSWIHDHASVETVDYGDQVVIEFEARPAIIEQSRAKAGDLVGASA comes from the coding sequence GTGACGGCGACACACACCACCGAACGAGCGGTCATCGCGAAGCGCGTCGACAGTGGCACCGCCGACACCGAAGAGATCCGGGACCTTGCCCGGGCGGCCGGGTACGATGTCGTCGGCGAAGTGACACAGACCAGAACGGAGGACCCAGCGTACCACCTCGGCGAGGGGAAGGTAACGCGACTGAGCAACGCGGTCGCCCGTGAAGAGGCTGCTGTCGTCATCTTCGACAACCAGCTCGGCCCGTACCAGACGTACAACATCGGGAACGAACTCCCCGAACGAGTGCGCGTCATCGACCGTTTCCGGCTCATCCTCGAAATCTTCGGCCAGCGAGCCCAGACTCGAAAGGCCCAGCTGCAGGTCGAACTCGCGGAGCTACGCTATGAACTCCCGCGTGCCGAGGCCAAGGCGAGCCTAGCCAAACGCGACGAGCGCCCGGGGTTCATGGGCCTCGGCGAGTACGACGAGTCCCGCGAAGAGGACATCAAAAAGCAGATCGCCAACATCCGGGACGAGCTGGAATCCATCGAGGAGACCGAGCGACACCGTCGGGAACAGCGCCGGGAGTCCGGCTTCGACCTCGTTGCCCTCGCCGGCTACACCAACGCTGGAAAATCAACACTCCTGCGCCGCCTCGCTGATGACCTCGACGTGGACGAGAACGACGATCTCCACCCCGACCTCGACACTACGGCCGAGAGCGAGGACCGCCTGTTCACGACGCTCGGAACGACTACTCGCCGCGCCGAAGTCGGGAAGCGCGAGGTGCTTGTCACCGATACGGTGGGGTTCATTCAGGACCTCCCGCACTGGCTCGTCGAGTCGTTCAAGTCCACGCTGGGGTCGGTGTACCACGCCGACCTCGTCTTGCTCGTCGTCGATATTTCGGAGTCAGTCGAGGAGATCCGCGAGAAGTTGGTGACGAGCCACGACACGCTGTACGAGCGCAACGAGGCCCCGATCGTCACGGTCCTCAACAAGACGGATATGGTCGACGACGAGGAGGTCCGTCGCAAGAAAGACGCACTCTCGTCGCTGGCCCCGAACCCCGTCGCCGTCAGCGCCAAACAGGGGCTCAACATCGACGACCTGGCGGACCGCATTGATCACGAACTGCCGGACTACGAACGAGAGCGGCTCGTGCTTCCGATGACCGACGATACGATGAGCCTCGTCTCGTGGATTCACGATCACGCCAGCGTCGAGACCGTCGATTACGGCGACCAGGTGGTCATCGAGTTCGAAGCGCGGCCGGCCATCATCGAGCAGTCCCGGGCGAAAGCGGGGGACTTGGTCGGTGCGTCGGCCTGA
- a CDS encoding DNA-3-methyladenine glycosylase has protein sequence MEQGVIDVGSLAGGIDLQATVESGQSYLWDRDDGEMYQRDGATGGDAWYWTTVRRDGSPEVIRVRQRDAMLEWESTVDAETDLRRLLRLEDDLFAIRETAPDDDVVQSAYDRFWGMRLVQDPPFGSLISFICSAQMRVARIHSMQQALRDAFGETVEFDGRTYNAYPTPSALAETTEERLRDLGLGYRAPYVQRTAEMVAGGEADPEEAVGLDYEEARESLTRFVGVGDKVADCVLLFSLDYLEAVPLDTWIRTTIEEYYPECERGNYADTSRAIRAALGGEYAGYTQTYLFHYLRTGSNED, from the coding sequence ATGGAACAGGGCGTCATCGACGTCGGGTCGCTGGCAGGCGGTATCGATTTGCAGGCAACTGTCGAGAGCGGGCAATCCTACCTCTGGGACCGCGATGACGGCGAAATGTACCAGCGCGATGGGGCAACTGGTGGGGACGCATGGTACTGGACAACAGTCCGCCGCGATGGGTCACCGGAGGTCATCCGCGTCCGACAGCGAGATGCGATGCTCGAATGGGAATCGACAGTCGACGCCGAAACCGACCTCAGGCGACTCCTTCGGCTTGAAGACGATCTCTTCGCGATTCGGGAGACGGCACCGGACGACGACGTGGTCCAGTCAGCCTACGATCGGTTCTGGGGGATGCGACTGGTTCAGGACCCTCCGTTTGGGTCCCTCATCTCGTTCATCTGCTCGGCACAGATGCGTGTCGCCCGAATACACAGTATGCAGCAGGCACTCCGTGATGCGTTCGGCGAAACAGTCGAGTTCGACGGGCGGACGTACAACGCCTATCCGACGCCGTCGGCACTGGCCGAAACAACAGAGGAACGACTCCGGGACCTCGGGCTGGGCTATCGCGCGCCGTACGTCCAGCGCACTGCGGAGATGGTCGCAGGCGGCGAGGCCGACCCCGAGGAAGCCGTTGGCCTCGACTACGAGGAGGCCAGAGAATCGCTCACCCGCTTCGTCGGCGTCGGCGACAAGGTCGCAGATTGCGTGTTGCTATTCTCGCTTGACTACCTCGAAGCGGTCCCGCTAGACACCTGGATCCGAACGACAATCGAGGAGTACTATCCGGAATGCGAGCGAGGGAACTACGCCGATACGTCGCGGGCTATCCGGGCAGCACTGGGTGGTGAGTACGCCGGCTACACGCAGACGTATCTGTTCCATTACCTCCGAACGGGCAGCAACGAGGACTGA
- a CDS encoding ribosome assembly factor SBDS, whose product MISLDEAVTARLESHGQRFEVLVDPDAALAIKRDDFDDDLEDVIAAEDVFEDASRGDRPPENMLEEVFDTTDPMAIIPEVIKRGEIQITADQRREMQEQKHKQLIQRITRNAVNPQMDDAPHPPERIESALEETDFRVDPMEPVEAQVDDALDALRPVIPIRFDEVTVAVQVPADYAGSAQAQIRQFGDLEREEWQSDGSWVGVMTFPAGLQNDFYDVVNEHTSGEAETQIIKDEDDISTRG is encoded by the coding sequence ATGATATCGCTTGACGAGGCGGTGACGGCGCGCCTCGAATCCCACGGCCAACGGTTCGAGGTACTGGTGGATCCGGACGCTGCGCTGGCGATAAAACGTGATGACTTCGACGACGACCTCGAGGACGTTATCGCAGCGGAGGACGTGTTCGAGGACGCCTCGCGGGGGGACCGGCCGCCCGAGAATATGCTCGAAGAGGTGTTTGACACGACCGATCCGATGGCTATCATTCCCGAAGTCATCAAGCGGGGGGAGATTCAGATCACGGCCGACCAGCGCCGCGAGATGCAGGAACAAAAGCACAAACAGCTCATCCAGCGGATTACGCGTAACGCGGTCAACCCGCAGATGGATGATGCGCCACACCCGCCGGAGCGAATCGAATCTGCCCTCGAAGAAACGGATTTCAGAGTTGACCCGATGGAGCCCGTCGAGGCGCAGGTCGACGACGCCCTTGATGCGCTCCGGCCGGTCATCCCGATCCGGTTCGACGAGGTCACCGTCGCCGTGCAGGTCCCCGCGGACTACGCCGGAAGCGCACAGGCACAGATCAGACAGTTCGGCGACCTCGAACGCGAGGAGTGGCAGTCCGACGGCTCGTGGGTCGGCGTCATGACGTTCCCGGCCGGTCTGCAGAACGACTTCTATGACGTGGTGAACGAGCACACAAGCGGCGAGGCGGAGACCCAAATCATCAAAGACGAAGACGACATCAGTACACGCGGCTGA
- a CDS encoding Rpp14/Pop5 family protein: protein MKHLPKHLRPRWRYLAVGIETWPTATLDRRAFQRAVWYAAQNLLGDTGSAETDMTVLQFHDHDGTAEAIVRTRRGQTNPARAALTCLDSVDDDDVRVRVRGISGTVRACEEKYIRGPPESTEQRHVVFENADRSATVRPPRYDVETASDGAFVGATALDFR, encoded by the coding sequence ATGAAACACCTCCCGAAGCATCTCCGGCCCCGGTGGCGTTATCTTGCTGTCGGCATTGAGACATGGCCGACGGCGACGCTCGACCGTCGGGCGTTCCAGCGGGCGGTGTGGTACGCCGCCCAGAACCTGCTGGGCGACACCGGCAGCGCCGAGACAGACATGACGGTCCTCCAGTTCCACGACCACGACGGCACGGCCGAGGCTATCGTCCGGACCAGACGCGGCCAGACGAACCCGGCACGGGCCGCGCTGACCTGTCTGGACAGCGTCGATGACGATGACGTTCGGGTCCGTGTCCGGGGGATTAGCGGCACCGTGCGTGCCTGTGAAGAAAAGTATATACGCGGGCCGCCGGAATCCACTGAACAGAGACACGTCGTGTTCGAGAACGCAGACCGGAGCGCTACTGTTCGGCCTCCGCGCTACGATGTCGAAACGGCCTCCGACGGTGCGTTCGTCGGCGCGACAGCACTCGATTTCCGATAA
- the psmA gene encoding archaeal proteasome endopeptidase complex subunit alpha, with translation MQGQNQQQAYDRGITIFSPDGRLYQVEYAREAVKRGTASIGVRTSDGVVLAVDKRIRSPLMERSSVEKIHKADDHIGIASAGHVADARQLIDFARRQAQVNQLRYGEPVGVETLTKEITDYIQQYTQVGGARPFGVALIIGGIVNGEPRLFETDPSGTPYEWKALAVGADRGDIRDYLEEHYDEGMDLDEGVDLALAALASVNEDGLTPEGIGVATVDVETETFGQLTDEEKETHLAEADLLDTGEDVDDEGEDEDGTEE, from the coding sequence ATGCAGGGACAAAACCAACAGCAGGCCTACGACCGCGGGATTACTATCTTCTCGCCGGACGGACGCCTCTACCAGGTCGAGTACGCCCGCGAAGCGGTCAAACGCGGCACAGCAAGCATCGGCGTCAGAACGAGCGACGGCGTCGTTCTCGCCGTGGACAAGCGCATCCGGTCGCCGCTGATGGAGCGCTCCTCCGTCGAGAAGATCCACAAGGCTGACGACCACATCGGCATCGCCTCGGCCGGCCACGTCGCTGACGCTCGACAGCTCATCGACTTCGCCCGCCGACAGGCACAGGTGAACCAGCTCCGCTACGGCGAGCCGGTCGGCGTCGAGACCCTCACCAAGGAAATCACCGACTACATCCAGCAGTACACGCAGGTCGGTGGCGCGCGCCCGTTCGGTGTCGCCCTCATCATCGGCGGCATCGTCAACGGCGAGCCGCGCCTGTTCGAGACCGACCCCTCCGGGACGCCCTACGAGTGGAAGGCCCTCGCCGTCGGGGCCGACCGCGGCGACATCCGGGACTACCTCGAAGAGCACTACGACGAAGGGATGGACCTTGACGAGGGTGTCGACCTCGCACTGGCCGCCCTCGCGTCGGTCAACGAGGACGGACTCACGCCGGAAGGCATCGGCGTCGCCACGGTCGACGTGGAGACGGAGACATTCGGTCAGCTGACCGACGAGGAGAAGGAGACCCACCTCGCAGAGGCTGACCTGCTTGATACCGGCGAAGACGTGGACGACGAAGGCGAAGACGAAGACGGCACCGAAGAGTAA
- a CDS encoding acylphosphatase, with amino-acid sequence MAEGDSITESASKPSDMARTRAHVFVSGRVQGVYYRATTRERAQDQGVDGWVRNLDDGRVEAVFEGPEADVEAMIEFCHEGSERANVTDVEIEDEDPEGVDGFEVRW; translated from the coding sequence GTGGCGGAAGGCGACAGTATAACGGAGTCCGCCAGCAAACCCTCGGATATGGCTCGCACGCGAGCACACGTGTTCGTCTCCGGTCGTGTTCAGGGCGTCTATTACAGAGCGACCACGCGGGAGCGCGCACAGGACCAGGGAGTCGACGGGTGGGTCCGCAATCTCGACGACGGCCGCGTCGAAGCGGTGTTCGAAGGCCCTGAAGCCGACGTTGAGGCGATGATCGAGTTCTGCCACGAGGGGAGCGAACGCGCGAACGTGACCGACGTCGAAATCGAGGACGAGGACCCGGAGGGTGTCGACGGCTTCGAGGTCCGCTGGTAG
- a CDS encoding RNase P subunit p30 family protein produces MYEAVYAHPDGDSTVARHALTAADSDYDGIVVRNHGDEPAEYDADAISDAYDIDVAAGVEVRADDPSRASGFVGNYRSERTVVVVHGGDRRINRFAVEQPTVDVLAHPMREDGDFNHVLANAAADNGVRIEFDFGPVLRASGGSRVRAIKELRKLRELVENAGAPFVVSASPSTHLQIRTPRDIIAVGETIGFDADTVREGLVEWGRVVERNRERQSDAVIEPGVRLEDDGSDASDGEQ; encoded by the coding sequence ATGTACGAGGCCGTCTACGCTCACCCCGACGGCGACAGCACCGTCGCCCGGCACGCGCTGACGGCCGCCGACTCGGACTACGACGGCATCGTCGTCAGGAACCACGGCGACGAGCCGGCCGAGTACGATGCTGACGCTATCAGCGACGCGTACGACATTGACGTCGCCGCCGGCGTCGAGGTTCGGGCCGACGACCCGTCGCGGGCGAGCGGTTTCGTCGGGAACTACCGAAGTGAGCGGACGGTCGTCGTCGTCCACGGCGGCGACCGCCGCATCAATCGGTTCGCGGTCGAGCAACCGACCGTCGACGTACTCGCCCACCCGATGCGCGAGGACGGCGATTTCAACCACGTGCTAGCGAACGCGGCGGCCGACAACGGCGTCCGCATCGAGTTCGACTTCGGCCCGGTGCTCCGGGCCTCCGGCGGCAGTCGCGTCCGGGCCATCAAGGAACTCCGGAAGCTCCGGGAACTGGTCGAGAACGCTGGCGCGCCCTTCGTCGTCTCGGCGTCGCCGAGCACTCATCTCCAGATTCGGACACCGCGAGATATCATTGCCGTCGGAGAGACCATCGGCTTTGACGCCGACACGGTCCGTGAAGGCCTGGTAGAGTGGGGCCGCGTCGTGGAGCGCAACCGCGAGCGCCAGAGCGATGCCGTCATCGAACCTGGCGTTCGGCTGGAAGACGACGGAAGCGACGCCAGTGATGGCGAGCAGTAG
- a CDS encoding FUN14 domain-containing protein has translation MGEFVLQLDGLGLQQMGLEFGGGGLIGGIIGFAAKKVAKLIAVIVGIELALFKFLETRGILEVNWNAIGGAAQNATGTAGNAAATQPPSWVTSLLSALPVSAGFTAGFLVGFKKG, from the coding sequence ATGGGTGAGTTCGTACTCCAACTAGATGGGTTGGGCCTCCAGCAGATGGGCCTCGAATTCGGTGGCGGCGGCCTTATCGGCGGTATCATCGGGTTCGCCGCAAAGAAGGTCGCAAAGCTCATTGCCGTCATCGTCGGCATTGAGCTGGCGCTGTTCAAGTTCCTTGAGACACGCGGGATTCTCGAGGTGAACTGGAACGCGATAGGCGGGGCCGCACAGAACGCGACTGGCACCGCCGGGAACGCGGCGGCGACGCAACCGCCGTCTTGGGTCACGTCGCTGCTTTCGGCCCTGCCGGTCAGCGCTGGTTTCACGGCTGGCTTCCTCGTCGGATTCAAGAAGGGGTAA
- the katG gene encoding catalase/peroxidase HPI: MAETPNSDMSGASGGRSRRPKSNQDWWPSKLNLDILDQNTRDVGPMEDDFDYAEEFQKLDLEAVKSDLEELMTSSQDWWPADYGHYGPLFIRMAWHSAGTYRTADGRGGAAGGRQRFAPINSWPDNANLDKARRLLLPIKQKYGRKISWADLMILAGNVAIESMGFKTFGYAGGREDAFEEDKAVNWGPEDEFETQERFDEPGEIQEGLGASVMGLIYVNPEGPDGNPDPEASAKNIRQTFDRMAMNDKETAALIAGGHTFGKVHGADDPEENLGPEPEAAPIEQQGLGWQNENGNSKGGEMITSGIEGPWTQSPTEWDMGYINNLLDYEWEPEKGPGGAWQWAPKSEELKNSVPDAHDPSETQTPMMLTTDIALKRDPDYREVMETFQENPMEFGMNFAKAWYKLTHRDMGPPERFLGPEVPDEEMIWQDPLPDADYSLIGDAEIAELKEEILDSDLSITQLVKTAWASASTYRDSDKRGGANGARLRLEPQKNWEVNEPEQLETVLGTLENIQTEFNDSRSDGTQVSLADLIVLGGNAAVEQAAANAGYDVEIPFEPGRVDAGPEHTDAPSFDALKPKVDGVRNYIQDDITRPAEEVLVDNADLLNLTASELTALIGGMRSIGANYQDTDLGVFTDEPETLTNDFFVNLLDMGTEWEPAADSEHRYKGLDRDTGEVKWEATRIDLIFGSNDRLRAISEVYGSADAEEKLVHDFVDTWSKVMKLDRFDLE; this comes from the coding sequence ATGGCAGAAACACCGAATTCCGATATGAGCGGCGCTTCAGGCGGACGGTCGCGGCGACCGAAATCTAACCAGGACTGGTGGCCAAGCAAGCTGAACCTCGATATTCTCGACCAGAACACCCGGGATGTCGGCCCGATGGAGGATGACTTTGATTACGCGGAGGAGTTCCAGAAACTCGACCTCGAAGCGGTGAAGTCGGATCTTGAAGAGCTGATGACGTCCTCGCAGGACTGGTGGCCGGCCGACTACGGCCACTACGGCCCGCTGTTCATCCGGATGGCCTGGCACAGTGCCGGGACGTACCGAACCGCTGACGGCCGCGGCGGCGCGGCGGGCGGGCGACAGCGTTTTGCACCGATCAACAGCTGGCCGGATAACGCGAACCTCGACAAGGCGCGACGGCTGCTCCTGCCGATCAAACAGAAATACGGCCGCAAGATCTCTTGGGCCGACCTGATGATTCTCGCAGGGAACGTCGCCATCGAGTCGATGGGATTCAAAACGTTCGGCTACGCCGGCGGCCGCGAGGACGCCTTCGAGGAAGATAAGGCTGTCAACTGGGGGCCGGAAGACGAGTTCGAGACCCAGGAGCGCTTCGACGAGCCGGGCGAGATACAGGAGGGGCTCGGTGCCTCCGTGATGGGTCTCATCTACGTGAACCCGGAAGGACCGGACGGTAACCCGGACCCCGAGGCGTCGGCGAAGAACATCCGGCAGACGTTCGACCGGATGGCGATGAACGACAAGGAGACGGCCGCACTCATCGCCGGCGGGCACACGTTCGGGAAAGTCCACGGCGCTGACGACCCCGAAGAGAACCTCGGTCCCGAGCCGGAAGCGGCCCCAATCGAGCAGCAGGGCCTCGGCTGGCAAAACGAGAACGGGAACAGCAAGGGCGGCGAGATGATCACGAGCGGTATCGAAGGGCCGTGGACCCAGTCGCCGACCGAGTGGGACATGGGCTACATCAACAACCTGCTCGATTACGAGTGGGAGCCGGAGAAGGGTCCCGGCGGCGCGTGGCAGTGGGCACCGAAAAGCGAGGAGCTGAAAAACAGCGTACCGGACGCACACGACCCGTCGGAGACGCAGACGCCGATGATGCTCACGACGGACATCGCCCTGAAGCGAGACCCGGACTACCGAGAGGTCATGGAGACCTTCCAGGAGAACCCGATGGAGTTCGGGATGAACTTCGCAAAGGCCTGGTACAAGCTGACCCACCGCGACATGGGGCCGCCCGAGCGGTTCCTTGGTCCGGAGGTTCCTGACGAGGAGATGATCTGGCAGGACCCGCTCCCGGACGCTGACTACAGCCTCATCGGGGACGCCGAAATCGCCGAGCTCAAGGAAGAAATCCTCGACTCGGATCTCTCCATCACCCAGCTCGTCAAGACAGCCTGGGCGTCGGCATCGACCTACCGCGACAGCGACAAGCGCGGCGGCGCCAATGGCGCTCGTCTCCGACTCGAACCCCAGAAAAACTGGGAAGTCAACGAGCCGGAGCAACTGGAGACGGTTCTGGGGACGCTCGAAAACATCCAGACGGAGTTCAACGACTCGCGCTCCGACGGGACGCAGGTCTCGCTTGCTGACCTGATCGTGTTGGGCGGCAACGCGGCCGTCGAGCAGGCGGCAGCGAACGCCGGCTACGACGTCGAGATCCCGTTCGAACCCGGCCGCGTCGATGCGGGACCGGAACACACCGACGCCCCTTCCTTCGACGCTCTCAAGCCGAAGGTCGACGGGGTCCGGAACTACATTCAGGACGACATCACGCGACCGGCGGAGGAAGTGCTGGTCGACAACGCGGACCTGCTGAACCTGACGGCCTCGGAACTGACAGCCCTGATCGGTGGGATGCGGTCGATCGGTGCGAACTATCAGGACACCGACCTCGGCGTCTTCACCGACGAGCCGGAGACGCTGACCAACGACTTCTTCGTGAACCTACTCGACATGGGCACGGAGTGGGAGCCGGCAGCGGACTCGGAACACCGATATAAGGGTCTCGACCGCGACACCGGCGAGGTCAAGTGGGAAGCCACACGCATCGACCTCATCTTCGGCTCGAACGACCGGCTCCGGGCCATCTCGGAAGTCTACGGCTCTGCCGACGCGGAAGAGAAGCTCGTCCACGACTTCGTGGATACGTGGAGCAAGGTCATGAAGCTCGACCGCTTCGACCTCGAATAA
- a CDS encoding RNA-binding protein, which translates to MSSVPFHYVDLRTFCYATEDDKRVEGALRTFLPEDYPVERAQSEGHYGDRIIVLSARVENADDIRHVLTQVASASEIDAVRAELDDRVDDNCSFFLTFDKQAAFGGDVERGDGITLRAKVEAYPAKREKAVENARELLEEL; encoded by the coding sequence ATGTCGTCGGTTCCGTTCCACTACGTCGACCTCCGGACCTTCTGCTACGCGACAGAGGACGACAAGCGTGTCGAGGGAGCGCTCCGGACGTTTCTCCCGGAGGACTACCCTGTCGAGCGCGCACAGAGCGAGGGGCACTACGGCGACCGGATTATCGTCCTTTCGGCTCGCGTCGAGAACGCCGACGACATCCGGCACGTGCTCACGCAAGTAGCGTCAGCGTCGGAGATAGACGCGGTGCGTGCGGAACTGGACGACCGGGTTGACGACAACTGCTCGTTTTTCCTCACCTTCGACAAACAGGCCGCGTTCGGCGGCGATGTCGAACGCGGCGACGGCATCACGCTCCGGGCGAAAGTCGAGGCCTACCCCGCAAAGCGGGAGAAGGCCGTCGAGAACGCCCGTGAACTCCTCGAGGAGTTGTGA